From a region of the Oncorhynchus mykiss isolate Arlee chromosome 32, USDA_OmykA_1.1, whole genome shotgun sequence genome:
- the LOC118946455 gene encoding PITH domain-containing protein 1-like, whose amino-acid sequence MRLYKNITHMSFDTCREPEEVFRLNRDPLAQLEYLTRVARFSNVNHLSVHISRNFGTEYTRVYYIGLRGEYSQAHRHELTICNYEVSANPADHKVDSIIPQTNVIS is encoded by the exons ATGAGACT ATACAAGAACATAACCCACATGTCCTTTGACACATGCAGAGAACCTGAGGAAGTCTTCCGTCTCAATAGAGATCCACTGGCTCAGCTGGAATACCTAACTAG AGTTGCGCGTTTTTCCAACGTTAATCACTTGTCAGTTCACATATCACGGAACTTTGGGACAGAGTACACACGGGTCTACTACATTGGGCTGAGAGGGGAGTACTCCCAG GCTCATAGACATGAACTGACCATCTGCAACTACGAGGTGTCCGCTAACCCCGCAGACCATAAAGTCGACAGCATCATCCCACAAACAAATGTAATCtcctga